GGTCGCTCCGGGGCCAGAAAAGCGTGCGGAATAAACGCCCGGCGCACCGGCCAAGGCATCGACGGCCAGGCCGCTGTCTTCGCCCAAGACCCAACACTTAAGATGCGCCGCCTGCCCGCAGGCTTTCAGAGCGGCGTTGGCGGCAAAGGTTTCGCCTGTTTCGGCAACTTCGATTGCGGCGGGCAGATCGGCCAGGGTGAGCAATTGAAAGCCCCAGGGCTGAAGCAGTTCGGCCAGTTCGAGGCCCTTTTTGCGATTGTGCGTGCCGAGAACAAGCTGCATGGAAGAACAAATCGCGAGAGAACCGAGCGCGGTTCGAATTGACCGCGGCGATGTCCTTCACCCTAGACCATTGGCCCAGGCTCGACAAGCGGGAGCCGAAGTACGTTTGCTTACAGCTTGGCGTGCATGCTGCGCTGGTAGTCGGCGCTGATGGAGCGGCGGGGGACTTCAATGGGCTTGGGCGCGACGTCGAAGGGCACTTTTACTTTGAAGCCTTCCAGGGCGATGGATTTGGCTTCGATTTTTTTGGTGGGGTCGCGCAACGCCTGATCGTCGCCGAATACGTTGATGATTTTTTGGACCGTGGGATCGAGCTGCAGGGTGCCGTCGGGGCGCATGGCGCCGAGCGAATCGAAGCTGCCGACGCAGACCATGCTTTTATCGCGATCGTGGAATTCGTAAGCCTCGTAGCCTTTGTTGCGCAGGGCGAGGGTCATTTCGTGCGCTTTTTCCGCCGCTTCAATCAACTGGCTGCGGAGGGGCTTCCCTTTTTCCACATCCTCGATTTTCCGCTGGTCGATCACCGCATTGCCGCTGAAGGTGGCGATTTGAATGCTGTATTTGCCGGGGCAATCGAGCAAGCTGTTGGGCACGTCTTTATTCAAGTCGAGCACAAACTTGTCGACCCCCTTGCCGGAAAAAAATTCCTTGGGCAACAGCGGATTGGTGACCACCATGGCCAGGGCCAGGGGGGCGGTTTTGGCGGTGTCGGCGCCATCGGGCGCGGGCAACATTGGATCTGGATGAATGGAGGCGGGCTCCAATTTTTTAATTTTTTTGAGAATGGATTGGGCGGCGGGATCGTCCACGGTGTCGAAATCGCCCACCAGGACGGCGGTTTCCTGGATGACGCCGCCGGTTTGGTAGTGCATCATCTTAGGAGAGCCATCGGGATTGAAACCCAGGCCGCGCTCCGGCTTGCTGTAATCGAAGGTGCGCTGGTAGCTGTACGCGGGCAGCTTGTATTTGGAACGCAGCTCGTAGACCAGGGCTTGGGCATCTGCGGTCGATTTTTCGCCCCGGAAGGTGTAGGCCAAAATCATCCAGGGACCGTTTGTTTGTGCGACGGGATAGCTGTTCCCCTCCCCGGCGTCAACTTTTTTAAACGGCAGCAGCGAATCCCAGGGCGAGGCGGCGCGCGCAGAAGGGAGGATCTGGAAATCATCGCTGAGAGCGAAGACTGCCACGATTGCTAGCATGGCCATGGCAGGGCCTAAACAAAGGGGGCAACGATTGCGACTGGATAACTGGCTCATGGAATTCACTTGCCCTGGGGAGCCTAAAAGTAACTGTGACAGCGCCAGCGGCTCGGCGTCACCCCTGGAAGGTGGCCGAAAACCGCGGGATTTTTAGGAAAATTGGGGTCGAAGTGTAGCGAATGCTGCGCGGCTTTTCCAGAGGGATTTGATGCTAGCGCTGGGCTAGATTTACTTGTTCACAGCCTGAAGGGAGCCGTCGGCCATGTCGCCAGCGATGATCGTCGCGAATTGCTTGCGCATCGATACATTGCCGGGTAGCTCCACCGGGGCGTAGCGGCAGGCGGTGCCGACCATGCGGCCGGGGCGTTCGGAGATGGGCGATTCGATCAGCACCCGCAGCGGCATGCCGCGCAGAGATTGGTAATAGCGGTCGCGGAGTTTGGTTTCCAAGGCGGCTAACTGTACCAGCCGAGCCGCCTTCACAGGCGGGGGCACTTGATCGGTCATCTCGGCCGCGGGAGTTCCCCGGCGCGGGCTGAATGGGAATTGATGGATTTTGGAAAAGCCGATTTCGCGAACGACATTCAGAGTGGCGGCGAAATCGGCGTCGGTTTCGCCGGGGAAGCCGACGATGACATCGGTCGTGAAAGCGGGCCGATCGAGCGATTGCTGCACCAGCCGGCAGCGGTCGACAATTCGTTTGGAACACCAGCGGCGGCGCATGCGGCGCAAAATTTCGTCTGAGCCGCTTTGCAGCGAAACGTGCAAGTGCGGGCAAACCTTGTCCGGATAGGCCGCCATTACGGCGATCAGTTCGCGGGTGACTTCGGTGGCTTCGATGCTCGACAGTCGAATGCGAAAATCGCCGGGCAGCTGGGCAATGCGCTGGACGAGATTCGCCAGGCGAATCCACTCGTGCTTGGGCCGGTCGTGATTCCATTCCACGCCATAATGGCCCAGGTGAATGCCGGTGAGGATCATTTCGCGATAACCGCCGGCGACCAACCGCTGCACTTCGTCCAGAATATGCTGGACGGGGCGGCTGGCAAAATGGGGGCGCACTTGCGGGATGATGCAAAAGCTGCATCGCAACAGACAGCCATCCTGCACTTTGACGTAAGCCCGTTGGCGGTTGGCGTACGTGCTGATGCCGGTGGGCACATCGACAATGCCGAAGCGGCCGAGCAGATCGGGGAGTTCGCGCTTGTCGGTGATGACTTCGGCCACACCGGGCAGTGCGGCCACTTCGTCGGGCGCGCGGGTGGCGTAACAGCCCATCACGATGATCCGCGTGCCAGGATTGCGGGCCGCCAACTGCCGGATGGTTTGGCGACTTTTGGAATCGCCTTCGTGCGTGACGGTGCAGGTGTTGACGAGGCACAAATCGGCGGGTTCGTTCACCGCCGCGTCTTGATAACCGATTCCGGCGAGCGCTTGGCGGACGAATTCGGTTTCGTACTGATTGACCTTGCAGCCCAGCGTGACGGTGCGCAGGCGGGGTGGAGGCAGCGGTGAGGAGTGAGGGGTGAGGGGTGAGGGGTGAGACATATATCAACCGGCGACTTTGCTAAACCGCAAGCGGATGGATTTTTCTACGCGCCTTTCGTCCCGCGCCTTTCGTCCCGCGAAGTCCCACGCCCCTAGGCCGTCGTCCCTCATTCCGATTCATTCCGCCGGTTCAATGCTGGCCGACATCGAGCCTTTGCAGCCGGCGATGAGATCGTCTTTGCCGAAGGCGTGAATTTGGTCGCGCTTCAACTCGGCATGCTCGCGCGTGGTGGTGAGCACGATGACGCGGCCTTGCGTGTCGACTTCGTTGGCGATTTGCGTCCCTTTTTCCACCGGGTAGCCGAACAATTTTTGCATCATGTTGATGACGTAGGTGTAGGTGTGATCGTCATCGTTCCACAATATCACGTTGTAAGGGGGCTGCCGCTTGGGCTTTTTCTTTTTGTCGGCCGATTTTTGCGGAACCGTTTCCACGGCGGGCGCTTCGGCAACAGCGGCGGCAGATTGTTCGGCGGACATACAATTCTCCACACGTTTTCAAGCTGCCCTATTGCTACACGGCCCGCGCAGTAGGTTTGCCCGGATAGGCGCTTTCGCCCTCCACAGGGTATTATTGCGGCTGCCGCCTGCCAAGGGCAACGTGGGGTAGCGAAAACGCGGGAGCCAAAATGCCGAATCT
This genomic stretch from Pirellulales bacterium harbors:
- the mtaB gene encoding tRNA (N(6)-L-threonylcarbamoyladenosine(37)-C(2))-methylthiotransferase MtaB, whose protein sequence is MSHPSPLTPHSSPLPPPRLRTVTLGCKVNQYETEFVRQALAGIGYQDAAVNEPADLCLVNTCTVTHEGDSKSRQTIRQLAARNPGTRIIVMGCYATRAPDEVAALPGVAEVITDKRELPDLLGRFGIVDVPTGISTYANRQRAYVKVQDGCLLRCSFCIIPQVRPHFASRPVQHILDEVQRLVAGGYREMILTGIHLGHYGVEWNHDRPKHEWIRLANLVQRIAQLPGDFRIRLSSIEATEVTRELIAVMAAYPDKVCPHLHVSLQSGSDEILRRMRRRWCSKRIVDRCRLVQQSLDRPAFTTDVIVGFPGETDADFAATLNVVREIGFSKIHQFPFSPRRGTPAAEMTDQVPPPVKAARLVQLAALETKLRDRYYQSLRGMPLRVLIESPISERPGRMVGTACRYAPVELPGNVSMRKQFATIIAGDMADGSLQAVNK
- a CDS encoding ATP-dependent Clp protease adaptor ClpS — encoded protein: MSAEQSAAAVAEAPAVETVPQKSADKKKKPKRQPPYNVILWNDDDHTYTYVINMMQKLFGYPVEKGTQIANEVDTQGRVIVLTTTREHAELKRDQIHAFGKDDLIAGCKGSMSASIEPAE